A stretch of the Rosa rugosa chromosome 5, drRosRugo1.1, whole genome shotgun sequence genome encodes the following:
- the LOC133711556 gene encoding heavy metal-associated isoprenylated plant protein 28-like, giving the protein MQTIEMRVHMDCPGCESKVIRSTLQKLKGIDNVEIDMALQKVTVTWWADQKKVLKTVGKTGRRAELWQFPFNNSNSDNNYVYNQSQCNGPLNNYAPQPSSSYNYYKHRYDTGSSSNCGYSQNLLYQYNTLLFLFFYIPRGKIVSHRTCIFFFF; this is encoded by the exons ATGCAGACGATAGAGATGAGAGTGCATATGGACTGCCCCGGATGCGAGAGCAAGGTTATTAGAAGTACACTTCAAAAGCTAAAAG GTATCGACAACGTTGAGATAGACATGGCTCTGCAGAAGGTCACAGTGACCTGGTGGGCAGACCAAAAGAAAGTTCTCAAGACGGTTGGAAAAACTGGTCGAAGAGCGGAGCTCTGGCAATTCCCCTTTAATAATTCAAATTCAGACAACAACTATGTATACAATCAGAGTCAGTGTAATGGTCCGCTTAATAACTATGCTCCCCAGCCTTCCTCATCTTACAACTACTACAAGCATAGATATGACACTGGTTCTTCTTCTAACTGTGGTTATTCTCAGAACCTCCTTTATCAATATAATacacttctttttcttttcttttacatTCCTAGAGGAAAAATTGTTTCTCATAGgacatgtatttttttttttttttga